Proteins encoded within one genomic window of Rhododendron vialii isolate Sample 1 chromosome 1a, ASM3025357v1:
- the LOC131316020 gene encoding CBL-interacting serine/threonine-protein kinase 24: MKKVIARKVGKYEVGRTVGVGTFAKVKFAQNTETGEGVALKVMAKSTILKHKMVHQIKREISIMKIVRHPNIVRLHEVLASQTKIYIVLEFVTGGELFDKIVHQGKLSENETRRYFQQLIDAVAHCHSKGVYHRDLKPENLLLDSHGNLKVSDFGLSALPQQGVELLHTTCGTPNYVAPEVLSHRGYDGAAADVWSCGVILYVLIAGYLPFDDSDLPTLYKKINTADFSCPFWVSPGATSLIRRILDPNPETRITIQGIKNDPWFRRNYVNVKYGEDEEVNLDDVRAVFDDIEDHYVTEHSANNDTGPIIMNAFEMITLSQGLNLSALFDRRQDYVKRQTRFVSRQPAKVVISTVEAVAESMGLKVHTRHYKTRLEGISENRKGQFAVVLEVYEVAPSLYMVDVRKASGDTLEYHKFYKNFCSKLEHIIWKPKEGMAKSPLPRTMTC; this comes from the exons ATGAAGAAGGTGATAGCGAGAAAGGTGGGGAAGTATGAGGTGGGCAGGACGGTTGGGGTGGGGACTTTCGCAAAGGTTAAGTTTGCGCAGAACACGGAGACCGGAGAGGGCGTTGCGTTGAAGGTTATGGCCAAAAGCACCATCCTCAAGCACAAGATGGTGCATCAG ATTAAAAGAGAGATATCAATAATGAAGATTGTTCGGCACCCTAATATAGTTAGGCTGCATGAG GTTTTGGCTAGCCAGACCAAGATATATATTGTTCTAGAGTTTGTGACCGGAGGAGAACTCTTTGATAAAATA GTTCATCAAGGAAAGCTCTCTGAGAATGAAACCAGGCGCTACTTTCAACAACTTATAGATGCTGTTGCTCATTGTCACAGCAAGGGTGTTTACCACAGAGATTTGAAG CCTGAAAATCTTCTTCTTGATTCTCATGGAAACTTGAAGGTTTCTGATTTTGGACTCAGCGCATTGCCCCAACAA GGAGTTGAGCTGCTTCACACAACTTGCGGGACACCAAATTATGTTGCTCCAGAG GTTTTAAGCCACCGTGGTTATGACGGTGCCGCAGCAGATGTCTGGTCATGTGGAGTCATCCTTTATGTTTTGATTGCGGGCTATCTGCCTTTTGACGATTCAGATCTTCCAACCTTGTACAAAAAG ATCAATACTGCAGATTTTTCATGTCCGTTTTGGGTTTCTCCTGGTGCAACGTCATTGATACGCAGGATACTTGATCCCAACCCTGAAACT CGCATTACGATTCAAGGGATTAAGAATGATCCATGGTTTCGAAGGAATTATGTGAATGTAAAatatggagaagatgaagaagtgAATTTGGATGATGTTCGTGCTGTTTTTGATGACATTGAG GATCATTATGTAACCGAACATTCTGCAAATAATGACACTGGGCCTATAATAATGAATGCATTTGAGATGATTACCCTCTCTCAAGGGTTAAATCTTTCAGCCTTGTTTGACAGACGGCAG GATTATGTGAAGCGGCAAACTCGTTTCGTGTCTCGCCAACCGGCTAAAGTTGTAATCTCAACGGTTGAAGCTGTTGCAGAATCAATGGGACTGAAGGTCCACACACGACATTACAAG ACAAGACTTGAAGGAATATCTGAGAATAGGAAGGGACAATTTGCTGTTGTTTTGGAG GTTTATGAAGTTGCTCCATCTCTTTACATGGTTGATGTGCGTAAGGCTTCTGGGGACACTCTTGAATATCACAAG TTTTACAAGAACTTCTGCAGTAAACTGGAGCATATTATCTGGAAACCGAAGGAGGGTATGGCAAAGTCACCTCTGCCTAGAACAATGACTTGCTGA
- the LOC131316078 gene encoding uncharacterized protein LOC131316078: MAYVDHAFSISDEDIMMDSSYTLNNRPPIKEIALAVSLLVFGTLGIIIGILMTVNRVGGDRAHGIFFAILGSVLFIPGFYYTRIAYYAYKGYKGFSFSNIPPV, encoded by the exons ATGGCGTACGTAGATCACGCCTTCTCGATTTCGGACGAAGACATCATGATGGACTCCTCCTACACCTTGAACAACCGGCCCCCGATCAAGGAGATCGCCCTCGCCGTCTCCCTCCTCGTCTTCGGAACCCTGGGTATCATCATCGGGATCCTCATGACCGTTAATCGCGTCGGCGGCGACCGAGCTCACG GGATTTTCTTTGCGATACTGGGTTCGGTTCTGTTCATTCCGGGATTCTATTACACGCGGATTGCATACTACGCCTACAAGGGTTACAAAGGTTTCTCTTTCTCCAACATTCCCCCCGTGTAG